A stretch of Prunus dulcis chromosome 6, ALMONDv2, whole genome shotgun sequence DNA encodes these proteins:
- the LOC117633045 gene encoding lysM domain receptor-like kinase 3: MCKSKMSVDATQPVSTPRRTPQLAQPTASSFEPSTSNTLSGRYTSTSSYKLSSQSQPSTSSSSTSLSILKDSLPVPENPILYDYSELCAATNNFLSKRFNPTPSSSSSTPSWRCTLRGKDAVIFQRKFRVKLSTPELRQRLSTLCRSHHTSITKLLGACVSSDYAFLVYEFVSGASLAACLRNPNNPNYTILSTWASRMQIATDLAQGLDYIHNSTGLNVNLVHNHIKSGSVLVTEPHFNARLCHFGAAQLCGETDSYTHLDPNPKSRSEIEAVEGPDPKSNRTSSRKNQFEGVRGYMSPEFQASGVATQKSDVYAFGVVLLELLSGQEPFKYRFDKTMGDFIRTSVVDSAQAAIRHGGLRTWVDSRLKDSFPVEVAEKLTRLALECVHVDPDQRPSMGRVSGKISKLYLEAKFWSDNMRAPTGISVSLAPR; encoded by the coding sequence ATGTGCAAATCCAAAATGTCAGTCGACGCCACCCAGCCCGTCTCCACTCCTCGGCGCACCCCGCAATTGGCTCAACCCACCGCCTCTTCCTTCGAGCCCTCAACCTCCAACACCCTAAGCGGCCGCTACACCTCCACCTCAAGCTACAAGCTCTCCTCCCAGTCCCAACCCTCCACCTCTTCCTCGTcaacctctctctccatcCTCAAAGACTCCCTCCCCGTCCCCGAAAACCCGATCCTCTACGACTACTCCGAGCTCTGCGCCGCCACCAACAACTTCCTCTCCAAGCGCTTCAACCCcaccccctcctcctcctcctccactcCCTCCTGGCGCTGCACCCTCCGCGGCAAGGACGCCGTCATTTTCCAACGCAAATTCCGCGTTAAGCTCTCCACCCCGGAGCTCAGGCAACGGCTCTCCACTCTCTGCCGCAGCCACCACACCTCCATCACCAAGCTCCTCGGCGCCTGCGTCTCCAGCGACTACGCGTTCTTAGTCTACGAGTTCGTCAGCGGCGCCAGCCTGGCAGCCTGCCTCCGGAACCCCAACAACCCGAATTACACGATCCTGTCCACGTGGGCCTCCAGGATGCAGATCGCCACTGATCTCGCACAGGGGCTGGACTACATCCACAACAGCACGGGCCTCAACGTCAATCTAGTCCACAACCACATCAAAAGCGGCAGCGTTTTGGTCACCGAGCCCCATTTCAACGCCCGCCTCTGCCATTTCGGGGCGGCCCAGCTTTGCGGCGAGACCGATTCGTACACCCATCTCGACCCGAATCCAAAATCCCGATCCGAAATCGAGGCCGTCGAAGGCCCCGACCCGAAATCGAACCGTACCAGCAGCCGGAAGAACCAGTTCGAAGGGGTGAGAGGGTACATGTCGCCGGAGTTTCAGGCCTCCGGCGTCGCGACGCAGAAGTCTGACGTGTACGCGTTCGGCGTGGTGCTCTTGGAGCTCCTGTCGGGGCAAGAGCCTTTCAAGTACAGGTTTGATAAAACAATGGGTGATTTTATCAGAACCTCGGTGGTCGACTCGGCCCAGGCTGCGATTCGGCATGGTGGTCTGAGGACCTGGGTGGATAGCAGGCTCAAGGACTCGTTCCCCGTAGAAGTGGCTGAGAAGTTGACACGTTTGGCTCTGGAGTGCGTACACGTGGACCCGGATCAACGGCCCAGCATGGGACGCGTGTCGGGGAAAATCTCCAAGCTATATTTGGAGGCGAAGTTTTGGTCCGACAACATGAGAGCTCCTACCGGTATTTCGGTCTCGCTCGCCCCGAGATGA
- the LOC117632533 gene encoding kiwellin-like: protein MASTLVLMLVSLSLILINIISLPLPTMASCKGPCKTPNDCAGQLTCINRKCNDDPAVGTHICSGGGGGGGGGHCKSSGTLNCGGKSFPQFTCSPPVTSSTRAKLTLNDFSEGGEGGDPSECDGRFHSNSERVVALSTGWYDEGSRCGRLIRITVSNGRSVTAKVVDECDSVNGCDREHAGLPPCRNNIVDGSAAVWNVLGLNKDLGIVDVTWSLA, encoded by the coding sequence ATGGCAAGTACTTTAGTCTTAATGTTGGTTTCTCTTTCCCTCATCTTAATCAATATCATTAGCCTTCCTCTTCCAACAATGGCTTCATGCAAAGGTCCATGCAAAACCCCCAACGACTGTGCTGGTCAGCTCACCTGCATCAACCGCAAGTGCAATGACGACCCCGCTGTTGGGACACACATATGcagtggtggtggaggaggaggaggaggaggccaTTGTAAGTCCTCAGGAACTCTCAATTGCGGGGGAAAATCATTCCCCCAATTTACATGCTCGCCGCCAGTGACGTCATCCACGAGAGCTAAACTCACGCTCAATGACTTCAGCGAAGGCGGCGAAGGTGGGGACCCGTCAGAGTGTGACGGGAGATTCCACTCCAACAGTGAGCGTGTGGTGGCACTTTCCACTGGGTGGTATGACGAGGGGTCAAGGTGTGGAAGGTTAATAAGAATTACGGTGAGCAATGGGAGGAGTGTGACGGCTAAAGTGGTGGACGAGTGTGATTCGGTGAACGGATGTGACAGAGAGCATGCAGGTCTGCCGCCGTGTAGGAACAACATTGTTGATGGGTCTGCAGCAGTGTGGAatgttttgggattgaacaaagATTTAGGGATTGTGGACGTCACTTGGTCCTTGGCCTAG